A window from Leptothermofonsia sichuanensis E412 encodes these proteins:
- a CDS encoding beta-ketoacyl-ACP synthase III, which yields MKQIGTGIAITGSGSATPATTLTNDGLSQIVDTSDEWIVSRTGICQRRLAVPAESLAVLAASAGREAIAMAGLEPSDLDLILLATSTPDDLFGTACLVQARLGAIQAVAFDLTAACSGFVFGLVTAAQFIRAGTYRNILLIGADVLSRWVDWSDRRTCVLFGDGAGAVVLQASDRDRLLGFELRSDGTQNSCLNLAYQPQSQSLLEDTLIGQGTFQPITMNGQEVYRFAVRQVPEVIEKALFRANLSVEQVDWLLLHQANQRILDAVATRLKIPPEKVISNLAKYGNTSAASIPLALDEEVRQGTVKPGDRIVASGFGAGLTWGAAVFEWGLK from the coding sequence TTGAAACAAATAGGAACGGGCATCGCAATCACAGGGTCGGGGTCGGCAACACCGGCAACTACCCTGACAAATGACGGTTTGAGTCAGATTGTTGATACTTCGGATGAGTGGATTGTGTCACGCACGGGCATCTGCCAGCGGCGACTGGCGGTTCCAGCAGAGTCGCTGGCGGTGCTGGCTGCCTCGGCAGGACGAGAAGCGATCGCGATGGCAGGTCTGGAGCCGTCCGATCTGGATCTCATTCTGCTGGCAACCTCTACCCCTGATGATCTGTTTGGTACTGCCTGTCTGGTTCAGGCACGGTTAGGAGCGATTCAGGCTGTTGCTTTTGACCTGACAGCTGCCTGTTCTGGATTTGTGTTTGGGCTGGTGACGGCAGCACAGTTTATCCGGGCCGGCACTTATCGGAACATCTTGCTGATTGGGGCAGATGTACTTTCTCGCTGGGTGGACTGGTCCGATCGCCGTACCTGTGTCCTGTTTGGGGATGGGGCTGGAGCCGTGGTGCTTCAGGCAAGTGATCGCGATCGCCTGCTGGGGTTTGAACTGCGCAGTGATGGGACTCAGAATAGCTGCCTCAACCTGGCCTATCAACCCCAATCTCAGAGTCTGCTGGAAGACACCCTGATTGGGCAGGGTACCTTCCAGCCGATTACCATGAATGGACAGGAAGTTTACCGTTTTGCCGTGCGCCAGGTGCCTGAAGTGATTGAGAAGGCACTATTTCGGGCTAATCTTTCTGTTGAACAGGTGGACTGGCTGTTGCTGCATCAGGCAAATCAGCGAATCCTGGATGCAGTGGCGACTCGTCTGAAAATCCCACCTGAAAAAGTAATCAGTAACCTGGCAAAATACGGCAATACCTCTGCCGCATCCATTCCCCTGGCACTGGATGAGGAAGTACGCCAGGGCACGGTCAAGCCAGGAGACAGGATTGTGGCGTCTGGCTTTGGAGCCGGATTGACCTGGGGGGCGGCTGTGTTTGAGTGGGGACTGAAATGA